A part of Setaria viridis chromosome 8, Setaria_viridis_v4.0, whole genome shotgun sequence genomic DNA contains:
- the LOC117834505 gene encoding pathogenesis-related protein PR-4 encodes MELNGSRYSRAPAGVLLAALLTLLALASSTVPAAWAQSASGVTATYIAYDAPSRNWELGALSVSCAALDEDKPPAWRSRYWWTAFCGPAGPRGDAACGLCLQVTNAATGAAATVRIVDDCGKTNGGAALGMDTPVFYQIDTDGSGMASGQLQVNYEFVDCQD; translated from the coding sequence ATGGAGCTGAACGGCAGCAGGTACTCACGCGCGCCGGCCGGCGTGCTCCTTGCGGCTCTGCTGACCTTGCTGGCCCTGGCGTCGTCGACCGTACCGGCAGCGTGGGCGCAGAGCGCGAGCGGCGTGACCGCGACGTACATCGCGTACGACGCGCCGTCGAGGAACTGGGAGCTGGGCGCGCTGTCCGTGTCCTGCGCGGCGTTGGACGAGGACAAGCCGCCGGCGTGGCGGTCGCGGTACTGGTGGACGGCGTTCTGCGGGCCGGCGGGGCCCCGCGGGGACGCCGCGTGCGGGCTGTGCCTGCAGGTGACGAACGCGgccacgggcgccgccgcgacggtgAGGATCGTGGACGACTGCGGCAAGAccaacggcggcgcggcgctcggGATGGACACGCCCGTGTTCTACCAGATCGACACCGACGGCAGCGGCATGGCCAGCGGGCAGCTCCAGGTGAACTACGAGTTCGTGGACTGCCAAGACTAG